A single genomic interval of Metamycoplasma salivarium harbors:
- a CDS encoding ABC transporter ATP-binding protein has product MNQEQDIELKNNENVKVRSKKQKTSVLKTKIDEKKYAKIKQLQNSWAAPDFEEPNKLLEVRNLHVSFPIGRNKIIHIVRGVDIDVYRGQIIGLVGESGSGKSVTSKTLINVNEHGIISADKMQINNWELTKIKKEKYWQYIRGSKIGYIPQDPLTSLNPTRIIGKQLLDALNNNLEWSHKPLSEKKNYLIGLMKQFGLRDAEKIFFAYPHTLSGGMKQRIVITMVVALKPEIIIADEPTTALDPTVQASVLALFEDIRQKMGISIILISHNISVIAKFCDFIYVMYAGKIVEKGTKEEIFTAPAHPYTWALISAIPENKDERLYTIQGTPPDMANLPLGDPFAPRNEYAIEIDYLKEPPLIQITKTHYAATWLLHPKAPKVTPSEELQKRLDAFKKALKHGTRK; this is encoded by the coding sequence ATGAATCAAGAACAAGATATTGAATTAAAAAATAATGAAAATGTAAAAGTAAGATCAAAAAAACAAAAAACAAGTGTTTTAAAAACTAAAATAGATGAAAAAAAATATGCAAAAATAAAACAACTTCAAAATTCATGAGCTGCTCCTGATTTTGAAGAACCAAATAAGTTATTAGAGGTTAGAAACTTACATGTTAGTTTTCCAATAGGAAGGAACAAAATTATTCACATTGTTCGTGGTGTAGATATAGATGTTTACCGTGGACAAATTATTGGATTGGTTGGTGAATCTGGTTCTGGAAAATCTGTTACTTCAAAAACATTAATTAATGTTAATGAACATGGAATTATCTCTGCAGATAAGATGCAAATTAATAATTGGGAACTTACAAAGATTAAAAAAGAAAAATACTGACAATACATTAGAGGTTCAAAAATTGGATATATTCCGCAAGATCCTTTAACAAGCTTAAATCCTACAAGAATTATTGGAAAACAATTACTTGATGCATTAAATAATAATCTTGAATGGTCACATAAACCATTATCTGAAAAGAAAAATTATTTAATTGGTTTAATGAAACAATTTGGTTTGAGAGATGCGGAAAAAATCTTTTTTGCATATCCTCATACACTTTCTGGCGGTATGAAACAAAGAATTGTTATTACAATGGTTGTTGCTTTAAAACCTGAAATTATTATCGCTGATGAACCAACTACAGCGTTAGACCCTACAGTTCAAGCATCAGTCCTTGCTTTATTTGAAGATATTAGACAAAAAATGGGCATTTCTATTATTTTAATTAGTCATAATATTTCAGTTATTGCTAAATTCTGTGATTTCATTTACGTTATGTATGCTGGTAAAATTGTTGAAAAAGGTACTAAAGAAGAAATTTTTACAGCACCAGCACATCCTTATACATGAGCTTTGATTTCAGCAATACCTGAGAATAAAGATGAAAGGTTATATACCATTCAGGGAACTCCACCTGATATGGCCAATTTACCATTAGGTGATCCATTTGCTCCTAGAAATGAATATGCAATTGAAATCGACTATTTAAAAGAGCCTCCATTAATTCAAATTACTAAGACTCACTATGCAGCAACGTGATTGTTACATCCAAAAGCACCAAAAGTTACACCTTCAGAAGAATTACAAAAACGTTTAGACGCATTTAAAAAGGCATTAAAACATGGAACAAGAAAATAA
- the deoC gene encoding deoxyribose-phosphate aldolase, with product MNYNKYFDHTMLAPQATSTDIDKLIKEAIKYDFKSVCIAPSYIKYAKEQLAKTDVLICTVIGFPLGYNATSVKVYETKIALDHGADEIDMVINIGRFKNKEYEYVLNEIKAIKEVCGNKVLKVIVETALLTNQEIKTITEIVLKSDADFIKTSTGFSFRGASFEDVEIMKSIAQDKLLIKASGGIKTGEDALKMIKLGASRLGTSKTVQIIE from the coding sequence ATGAATTATAATAAATATTTTGACCATACTATGTTAGCACCTCAAGCAACAAGCACTGATATTGATAAATTGATTAAAGAAGCAATAAAATATGATTTTAAATCAGTATGTATTGCTCCATCATATATTAAATATGCTAAAGAACAACTAGCAAAAACTGATGTTTTAATATGCACTGTTATTGGTTTTCCTTTGGGATATAATGCAACAAGTGTAAAAGTATATGAAACAAAAATTGCATTAGACCACGGTGCTGATGAAATTGATATGGTAATTAACATAGGAAGATTCAAAAACAAGGAATATGAATATGTTTTAAATGAAATAAAAGCAATCAAAGAAGTTTGTGGCAATAAAGTATTAAAAGTTATTGTTGAAACCGCATTATTGACCAACCAAGAAATTAAAACTATTACTGAAATTGTTCTAAAATCTGATGCTGATTTTATAAAAACTTCAACTGGATTCTCATTTAGAGGAGCATCTTTTGAAGATGTTGAAATTATGAAGTCTATTGCTCAAGATAAATTATTAATTAAAGCATCTGGCGGTATTAAAACAGGTGAAGATGCGTTAAAAATGATTAAATTAGGTGCAAGTAGGCTTGGAACTTCTAAAACTGTACAAATTATTGAATAA
- a CDS encoding Cof-type HAD-IIB family hydrolase — translation MAFNKDSDQRRFLFAIDLDGTLLADSAEGTIHPKTESAIKRAVAEGHIVSIITGRPWRSTKPIYEKLGLNALVGNYNGAHIHNPSDPFFIPTISYLDLNEVLYILGDEKVKKEVTNYAIEGPDWVQLAHRDANLEKVFGFDQATKFRVNIDLQKLPLKPTGIVFDAKLDTNVVELLTYLKRRYGDLGEFSSWSKGKGLSPIFDITSIGVSKGKVISLIMRYYNIHINDTVAIGDSFNDGSMYEVANVGVAPANAEPYIKQLSTVVMKQTNKEGAVGYFIDAFLNNPEKYIKMGLKKRKEEEDELQIVRADNFFSENDKK, via the coding sequence ATGGCTTTTAATAAGGATTCTGATCAAAGAAGATTTCTATTTGCAATTGATTTAGATGGTACCTTGTTAGCAGATTCTGCTGAAGGCACAATTCATCCCAAAACTGAATCTGCTATCAAAAGAGCAGTTGCTGAAGGACATATTGTTTCAATAATCACAGGTCGTCCTTGAAGAAGCACAAAACCTATTTATGAAAAATTAGGTTTAAATGCTTTGGTAGGCAACTACAATGGTGCTCATATTCATAACCCTAGTGATCCATTTTTCATACCAACAATTTCATATTTAGATTTAAATGAAGTTTTATATATTCTGGGAGATGAAAAAGTTAAAAAGGAAGTTACTAATTATGCAATTGAAGGACCTGACTGAGTTCAATTGGCACATCGTGATGCTAATTTGGAAAAAGTCTTTGGTTTTGATCAAGCAACAAAATTTAGAGTAAATATTGATTTACAAAAATTACCGTTAAAACCTACAGGAATAGTTTTTGATGCAAAATTAGATACAAATGTTGTTGAATTATTAACTTACTTAAAAAGAAGATATGGAGATCTAGGAGAATTTTCTTCATGGTCAAAAGGTAAAGGATTAAGTCCTATTTTTGATATAACATCAATTGGTGTAAGTAAAGGGAAAGTAATCTCATTAATAATGAGATATTACAATATCCATATTAATGATACAGTTGCAATTGGCGATTCATTTAATGATGGTAGTATGTATGAAGTAGCAAATGTTGGTGTAGCACCTGCAAATGCGGAGCCTTATATTAAACAATTATCAACTGTCGTAATGAAACAAACCAACAAAGAAGGTGCAGTAGGTTATTTTATAGATGCATTTTTGAATAATCCAGAAAAATACATTAAAATGGGATTAAAAAAGAGAAAAGAAGAAGAAGATGAATTGCAAATTGTAAGAGCTGATAATTTCTTTTCAGAAAATGATAAAAAATAA
- the upp gene encoding uracil phosphoribosyltransferase, which yields MLHIIKHPLIETKLTKMRSVETLHDEFRRNLNEIASLMVYEILRDYKTKPIKVKTPMTETIGQTFDNEIVIISILRAGLGMTEGILNLVPQARIGHIGMSRDEKTFEPKEYFYKTPQEINKKNSYVLVVDPMLATGNTATDAITKLKVEGWKNIKLVCLVGVKEGINQIEKVHPDVDIFLAARDEKLDEHNYILPGLGDAGDRIFGTKGK from the coding sequence ATGCTGCATATAATTAAACACCCATTAATAGAAACAAAACTTACAAAAATGCGTTCAGTTGAAACATTGCATGATGAATTTAGAAGAAATTTAAATGAAATTGCATCACTTATGGTTTATGAAATCTTAAGAGATTATAAAACTAAGCCTATCAAAGTGAAAACACCAATGACTGAAACTATTGGACAAACATTTGACAATGAAATTGTTATTATCTCAATTTTACGTGCTGGACTTGGAATGACTGAAGGAATATTAAATTTGGTTCCACAAGCTAGAATTGGTCACATTGGTATGAGTCGCGATGAAAAGACATTCGAACCTAAAGAATATTTTTACAAAACACCGCAAGAAATCAACAAAAAGAATAGTTATGTTTTAGTTGTTGATCCAATGTTAGCTACTGGTAATACAGCAACCGATGCTATTACAAAATTAAAAGTTGAGGGCTGAAAAAATATTAAACTTGTATGTTTAGTTGGTGTAAAAGAAGGAATCAATCAAATAGAAAAAGTTCATCCTGATGTTGACATTTTCTTAGCAGCAAGAGATGAGAAATTAGATGAGCATAATTATATTCTTCCAGGATTAGGCGATGCTGGAGATAGAATATTTGGAACTAAAGGAAAGTAG
- a CDS encoding DNA-processing protein DprA, whose translation MNDYLIYFSDKYNGDWDKIYYALKTVEYVEKKSLIDLQDKKNETETKCITILDENYPKMFNILKKPPFVMYYRGNIKLLEYYKKIHITGNYEPEYICKYLALIKDLPNDCVIVNANWKGLDEKILNTCIQNDKKIIVILSCGISCETFEKLEHYMKSNNILILSEYPNDYHISKKTLLARNRLISALSNSMIILASQDKFLYGLIDSFLNVGKEIYCFGPEINDVNNDNSNLINAGAKLINNFSLPLADNYLI comes from the coding sequence AAATCTATTATGCTCTTAAAACAGTTGAGTATGTTGAGAAAAAATCTCTTATTGATTTGCAAGATAAGAAAAATGAAACAGAAACTAAGTGCATTACAATTTTGGATGAAAATTATCCTAAAATGTTTAATATTTTGAAAAAACCACCATTTGTAATGTATTATCGAGGAAATATAAAATTACTTGAATATTACAAGAAAATACACATAACAGGAAACTATGAACCTGAATATATATGTAAGTATCTAGCATTAATTAAAGACTTGCCAAATGATTGTGTCATAGTAAATGCTAATTGAAAAGGATTAGATGAAAAAATACTAAATACATGTATCCAAAATGATAAGAAAATTATTGTTATTTTATCATGTGGAATTTCATGTGAGACATTTGAGAAATTAGAACATTATATGAAAAGCAACAATATTTTGATTTTATCGGAATATCCAAATGACTATCATATTTCTAAAAAGACATTACTAGCAAGAAATAGATTAATTTCTGCATTGTCAAATTCAATGATAATTTTAGCTTCACAAGATAAATTTTTGTATGGTTTAATTGATAGCTTTTTAAATGTTGGAAAAGAAATTTATTGTTTTGGGCCAGAAATTAATGATGTTAATAATGACAATTCTAATTTAATAAATGCAGGTGCCAAGTTAATTAATAATTTTTCTTTGCCATTAGCAGATAACTATTTAATTTAA
- a CDS encoding triose-phosphate isomerase has translation MKYIIGNLKMELSYNESIKYLNEINDLTKNKEINLERIYLGIALSHDALSLSLNYPNRKFHIGAQNIFHLEKGPYTGEVSIKSAQELKLDFIILGHSLRRQMFNETNQIINDKLLAFEKYNIMPIICIGETLKEFTEEKTKQTIKRQLKKCLQNVKHHRFLISYEPIYAIGNGMVPEISHIENIIKIIKDYVGYDIPVLYGGSVSNSNINTLKNMKNIDGFLVGTAAIDPSNFIAMCKKVND, from the coding sequence ATGAAATATATTATAGGAAATTTAAAAATGGAACTTTCATATAATGAATCTATAAAGTATCTAAACGAAATTAATGATTTAACAAAAAATAAAGAAATTAATTTAGAAAGAATATATTTAGGAATTGCTTTAAGTCATGATGCATTGTCATTATCTTTAAATTATCCTAATCGAAAATTTCATATTGGAGCGCAAAATATATTTCATTTGGAAAAAGGACCATATACTGGAGAGGTTTCTATTAAAAGCGCGCAAGAATTAAAATTAGACTTTATTATTTTAGGCCATTCACTAAGAAGACAAATGTTTAACGAAACTAATCAAATTATTAATGATAAATTGCTTGCTTTTGAAAAATATAATATTATGCCTATTATTTGCATTGGCGAAACTTTAAAAGAATTTACGGAAGAAAAAACTAAGCAAACTATTAAAAGACAATTAAAAAAATGCTTGCAAAATGTCAAGCATCATAGATTTTTAATTTCTTATGAGCCTATTTATGCAATTGGAAATGGTATGGTTCCTGAAATTAGTCATATTGAAAATATAATTAAGATTATTAAAGATTATGTAGGATATGATATTCCAGTTTTATATGGTGGTAGTGTTTCAAATTCAAACATTAACACTTTAAAAAATATGAAAAATATTGATGGTTTTTTAGTAGGAACAGCTGCTATAGACCCAAGCAATTTCATTGCAATGTGTAAAAAGGTGAATGATTAA
- a CDS encoding thymidine phosphorylase — protein sequence MRVVDIINKKVEKKPLTKEEIFFIVNEYVANNIPDYQISALLMAIRLNNMNDEETAYLTEAMMNSGEVINWDFLHRTIVDKHSTGGVGDKVSIVLCPLLASLGLTIAKMSGRGLGHTGGTLDKLESIKGFNVFLSEKQFKENVKKYNIAIIGQNEKLVPADKKLYALRDVTGTVQSMPLIASSIMSKKLATGSNCILLDVKCGNGAFMKNINDAKKLGNLMISIGRKLNRNIAVEITNMEQPLGRTIGNKIEILEAIDTLKGKGPKDFTEIIYSSGATLLMLANKVKNEEEAKKLIKKAIDSNKAYEKFLEWIESQNGDISIFDNPNWFNPKFKYEVKSKNEGYLKINSAIAFGLVAMKLGAGRKSKEDSIDYEAGIYLNKTSNDYVKKNDVLFTLYSSKPIDSSYENELLEAIEFAQKPHLIESVFAKLS from the coding sequence ATGCGCGTTGTTGATATTATTAACAAAAAAGTTGAAAAAAAGCCTCTAACAAAAGAGGAAATTTTCTTTATTGTTAATGAATACGTTGCAAACAATATTCCAGATTATCAAATTTCTGCGCTTTTAATGGCAATCCGTTTAAATAATATGAATGATGAAGAAACTGCTTACTTAACTGAAGCTATGATGAATTCTGGAGAAGTAATTAATTGAGATTTTTTACATAGAACAATAGTTGATAAACATTCTACTGGCGGTGTTGGAGATAAAGTAAGTATAGTTTTATGTCCTTTATTAGCATCATTGGGATTAACAATTGCTAAAATGTCTGGTCGTGGATTAGGACATACTGGTGGAACATTAGATAAATTAGAATCTATAAAGGGATTTAATGTTTTTCTTAGTGAAAAACAATTTAAAGAAAATGTTAAAAAATATAACATTGCTATTATTGGACAAAATGAGAAATTAGTTCCCGCAGATAAAAAATTATATGCATTACGTGATGTAACTGGAACTGTTCAATCAATGCCTTTAATTGCAAGCTCAATAATGTCAAAAAAATTAGCAACTGGCTCAAATTGCATATTGTTAGATGTTAAATGTGGTAATGGTGCATTTATGAAAAACATAAATGATGCAAAAAAACTTGGAAATTTAATGATTTCTATTGGAAGAAAACTTAATCGCAACATTGCTGTAGAAATTACAAATATGGAACAACCACTTGGAAGAACTATTGGTAATAAAATAGAAATTTTAGAAGCAATTGATACTTTAAAAGGAAAAGGACCAAAAGATTTTACTGAAATAATTTATTCATCAGGAGCCACTTTGTTAATGCTAGCTAATAAGGTGAAAAATGAAGAAGAAGCTAAAAAGCTTATTAAAAAAGCTATTGATTCTAACAAAGCATATGAAAAATTTTTGGAATGAATCGAATCACAAAATGGTGATATATCAATTTTTGATAATCCTAATTGGTTTAATCCTAAATTTAAATATGAAGTGAAATCAAAAAATGAAGGATATTTAAAAATAAATTCCGCTATTGCTTTTGGGCTTGTCGCAATGAAATTAGGAGCAGGTAGAAAAAGTAAAGAAGATTCAATTGATTATGAAGCGGGTATTTACTTAAATAAAACTAGTAATGATTATGTGAAAAAAAATGATGTATTGTTTACTTTATATTCATCTAAACCAATTGATTCTTCATATGAAAATGAATTATTAGAAGCAATTGAATTTGCGCAAAAACCTCATTTAATTGAATCAGTTTTTGCAAAATTATCATAA
- a CDS encoding ATP-binding cassette domain-containing protein produces MEQENKKRTILSLDNLKKYFVNQGYINKAVDGVSFDVHEGEIVGLIGESGSGKTTVGRTLLRLYEDYNGFVRLNDKIISGKHITNKRRKFLRRNIQMIFQDPHASLNGQKTVYSILKEPLLVNGVMKEKLDDLFSDWSNVKNSFKYTFQINAMALDNQNYREINKAAKPFFDKWVEKLSNFEFSVNYSNEDNFTHFFGYLEEKQNMESTIINNMYSNTSKLLELYYDCQQKYRNEMLSAPEVAFVKAKKQYARKLELAKYSAEAYAAKEELQELKKLLKHKKEARYDLMVEANNTFVNFVQEYRNEMLMANISRLAASDLDYYLYNFKMEKLYAKRIEAFKEIRKKCKFLEFEQIKDISNELDKYVKEFYHVFLENIHFNKYELDVKKQVVQQINKYFNYFPTEYIQISTDLKNKFDNEILDIQNRIDGLNEIIVKGRRPVDKELVNKIEAEFKKIEDNYILGMDEFLKSYRNKIEKFYAESIELKAQYHELVNAQTLCNQKYEEIKKKFWDFLKFQIKDEKSKKEIESLIKIYKGDLELKEETLKSFNIEKKYLNKDIKNLYILLGIDNKWVELNIKNAKKVKTETGEKPSSWKHRKNIFNFKFFEPLARWKIGELLYKTIIYKSLEDVGLLKQFAYRYPHEFSGGQLQRIVIARALISEPKVVVADEPIASLDISIQAQVVNLLKDLCVKKNIGLIFIAHDLSMVEYVADNIQIMHLGKIVEFGKTEAIYEHPIHPYTINLFKAVPKISNSNEKFQNVSFELDYLEAQKFPNIPEVFNVGPNHYVYGTREQVNEWTAIRNQTEKEKSLNDDSNDETVLEYTLIMTNDKVKKSKVKPRKKTK; encoded by the coding sequence ATGGAACAAGAAAATAAAAAGAGAACAATTTTATCCCTTGATAATTTAAAAAAATATTTTGTTAATCAAGGATATATTAACAAAGCTGTTGATGGTGTTTCTTTTGATGTTCATGAAGGTGAAATTGTTGGACTTATTGGGGAATCTGGTTCTGGAAAAACCACTGTTGGTCGTACATTATTAAGACTATATGAAGATTACAATGGATTTGTTAGATTAAATGACAAAATTATTTCTGGTAAACATATTACAAACAAACGTAGAAAATTTTTGCGCAGAAATATTCAAATGATTTTCCAGGATCCACATGCTTCATTAAACGGACAAAAAACAGTTTATTCTATTCTAAAAGAACCATTATTAGTTAATGGTGTTATGAAAGAAAAACTAGACGATTTATTTAGTGACTGATCAAATGTTAAGAATAGCTTTAAATATACTTTTCAAATTAATGCAATGGCGTTAGATAATCAAAACTATCGTGAAATTAATAAAGCTGCAAAACCATTTTTTGATAAATGAGTTGAAAAATTAAGTAATTTTGAATTTTCAGTAAATTATTCAAACGAAGATAACTTTACACATTTCTTTGGATATTTAGAAGAAAAGCAAAATATGGAAAGTACTATTATTAACAATATGTATTCTAATACAAGTAAACTTTTAGAACTTTACTATGATTGTCAACAAAAATATCGTAATGAAATGCTATCTGCTCCTGAAGTTGCATTTGTTAAAGCTAAAAAACAATATGCTAGAAAATTAGAATTAGCAAAATATAGTGCTGAAGCATATGCTGCAAAAGAAGAACTTCAAGAACTTAAAAAACTATTGAAGCATAAAAAAGAAGCAAGATATGATTTAATGGTTGAAGCCAATAATACATTTGTTAACTTTGTTCAAGAATATCGTAATGAAATGTTAATGGCAAATATTTCTCGTTTAGCTGCTTCTGATTTAGATTACTATCTGTATAATTTCAAAATGGAAAAGCTTTATGCTAAACGGATTGAAGCATTTAAAGAAATTAGAAAGAAATGTAAATTTCTAGAGTTTGAACAAATTAAAGATATTTCTAATGAACTTGATAAATATGTTAAAGAGTTTTATCATGTATTTTTAGAAAATATTCATTTTAACAAATACGAACTTGATGTTAAAAAACAAGTTGTTCAACAAATTAACAAATATTTCAATTATTTTCCAACTGAATATATTCAAATTTCTACTGATTTGAAGAATAAATTTGATAATGAAATTTTGGATATTCAAAATAGGATCGATGGACTTAATGAAATTATTGTTAAAGGAAGACGTCCAGTTGATAAAGAACTTGTTAATAAAATAGAAGCAGAATTTAAAAAGATTGAAGACAATTATATTTTAGGAATGGATGAATTTTTAAAATCATATCGTAATAAAATTGAAAAATTTTATGCTGAATCTATAGAACTTAAAGCTCAATATCATGAACTTGTTAATGCGCAAACTTTATGTAATCAAAAATATGAAGAAATTAAGAAGAAGTTTTGAGATTTTCTAAAATTCCAAATTAAAGATGAAAAATCTAAAAAGGAAATTGAGTCTTTAATCAAAATTTATAAAGGCGATTTAGAACTTAAAGAAGAGACATTAAAATCATTTAATATTGAAAAAAAATATCTAAATAAAGATATTAAAAATCTTTATATTTTATTGGGTATTGATAATAAATGAGTAGAATTAAACATCAAAAATGCTAAGAAAGTCAAAACTGAAACTGGTGAAAAACCAAGTAGTTGAAAACATAGAAAAAACATTTTCAACTTTAAATTTTTTGAACCTTTAGCTAGATGAAAAATTGGTGAACTTTTATATAAAACAATTATTTATAAATCTTTAGAAGATGTTGGTTTGTTAAAACAATTTGCTTATCGTTATCCTCATGAATTTAGTGGTGGTCAATTACAAAGAATTGTTATTGCGCGTGCATTAATTTCAGAACCTAAAGTAGTTGTAGCTGATGAACCTATTGCATCATTAGATATTTCTATTCAAGCACAAGTTGTTAACTTGCTTAAAGATTTATGTGTTAAGAAAAACATTGGTCTTATCTTTATTGCCCATGATTTAAGTATGGTTGAATATGTAGCTGATAATATTCAAATAATGCATTTAGGAAAAATTGTTGAATTTGGAAAAACTGAAGCTATTTATGAACATCCAATTCATCCATATACAATTAACTTATTCAAAGCTGTGCCTAAGATTTCTAACTCTAATGAAAAGTTCCAAAATGTTTCATTTGAATTAGATTATTTAGAAGCTCAAAAGTTTCCAAATATTCCAGAGGTCTTCAATGTTGGACCTAACCATTATGTTTATGGTACAAGAGAACAAGTAAATGAATGAACTGCAATTAGAAATCAAACTGAAAAAGAGAAATCTTTAAATGATGATAGTAATGATGAAACTGTTTTAGAATATACTTTGATTATGACAAATGATAAGGTTAAAAAATCAAAAGTCAAACCAAGAAAGAAAACTAAATAA
- a CDS encoding ribonuclease HIII — protein sequence MSSKTMFDEQYNSYIGVDETGVGDYFSPVISVACYIPFKNIDRLIALGVADSKTLSASFIRKNANEIKSLVIWRKNVLSQTGYNNLINAGINNNEIKTLIHTNSINHLKKYLGDANQFPVLIDQYVANENIFQNHYKKLESISWINIEKPKNLIVLKTKAEQISLSVATASIISRSLLLDYMDEQTKKYNFEFRLGASNLVIEQGISFVKKYGFEELKKVAKISFKTTQKILESIESSKEN from the coding sequence ATGAGTAGCAAAACTATGTTTGATGAACAATATAATTCTTACATTGGTGTCGATGAAACAGGCGTTGGAGATTATTTTAGTCCTGTAATTTCCGTAGCTTGCTATATTCCTTTTAAAAACATTGATAGATTAATAGCATTAGGAGTTGCTGATAGCAAAACCTTATCAGCAAGTTTTATTAGAAAAAATGCTAATGAAATAAAATCACTAGTGATTTGAAGAAAAAATGTTTTGTCACAAACTGGATATAACAATTTAATTAATGCCGGGATTAATAACAATGAAATTAAAACATTGATTCACACTAATTCTATTAATCATTTAAAAAAATATTTGGGAGATGCTAACCAATTTCCAGTTTTAATTGACCAATATGTAGCTAATGAAAATATTTTTCAAAATCACTATAAAAAATTAGAAAGTATTTCTTGAATTAATATTGAAAAACCTAAAAATTTAATAGTGCTTAAAACAAAAGCCGAACAAATTTCTTTGTCAGTTGCTACTGCATCTATTATTTCAAGAAGTTTATTACTTGATTATATGGATGAACAAACTAAAAAATATAATTTTGAATTTAGATTAGGCGCTTCTAATTTAGTTATTGAACAAGGCATATCTTTTGTTAAAAAATATGGATTTGAAGAATTAAAAAAAGTTGCCAAAATTTCATTTAAAACAACTCAAAAAATTCTTGAAAGCATTGAATCTAGTAAAGAAAATTAA
- the deoD gene encoding purine-nucleoside phosphorylase, which yields MTPHINAKPNDFAKLVLMPGDPLRAKYIAEKYLTNARLVSSVRNVLMYTGEYKGNKVSICASGMGVPSIGIYSYELFKEYGVEAIIRIGSAGSFKAEIKNYDTILAKDAFGENLFFRDGFFPGNKDTIVYPDKELNNLIIKHAKELGKEIKVDRVYTEEAFYCKKTPQQRIDLSNGAVCVEMESYGLFTVAEALNKKAACLLTISDNLITHEYTTAEERQTAFHEMMEIALEVAKDFQ from the coding sequence ATGACACCACATATTAATGCAAAACCAAATGACTTTGCAAAATTAGTTTTAATGCCAGGAGACCCTTTAAGAGCAAAATATATTGCTGAAAAATACTTAACAAATGCTAGACTTGTTTCATCAGTTAGAAATGTGTTAATGTATACTGGCGAATATAAAGGAAATAAAGTTTCTATTTGTGCTTCAGGCATGGGAGTTCCTTCAATTGGAATTTATTCATATGAACTATTTAAAGAATATGGAGTTGAAGCTATTATTAGAATTGGAAGTGCTGGTTCTTTTAAAGCCGAAATTAAAAACTATGACACAATTTTAGCTAAAGATGCTTTTGGAGAAAATTTATTTTTTAGAGATGGATTTTTCCCTGGAAATAAAGATACTATTGTTTATCCAGATAAAGAATTAAACAATTTAATTATTAAACATGCTAAAGAATTAGGTAAGGAAATTAAAGTTGATAGAGTCTATACCGAAGAAGCATTTTATTGCAAAAAAACTCCACAACAAAGAATTGATTTATCTAATGGTGCTGTTTGTGTTGAAATGGAATCATATGGATTATTTACAGTTGCAGAAGCATTAAATAAAAAAGCAGCTTGCTTACTAACAATTTCAGACAATTTAATAACTCACGAATATACAACTGCTGAAGAAAGACAAACTGCTTTCCATGAAATGATGGAAATTGCATTAGAAGTCGCTAAGGATTTCCAATAA